One segment of Gammaproteobacteria bacterium DNA contains the following:
- a CDS encoding YchJ family metal-binding protein — MSEEKNQAELCPCGSKKPYDKCCGLYHTGEQHPATAEHLMRSRYSAFAKNDFDYLNRSTHESAEQYDTPHNRQLYSQFEWVGLEILSTEKGTIDDNEGYVDFVASYRVGGGDHTIREKSYFRKQGGRWLYFSGKSLQAPKKKDERVGRNDPCPCGSGKKYKKCCMN, encoded by the coding sequence ATGAGTGAGGAAAAAAATCAGGCTGAACTCTGTCCTTGTGGCAGCAAAAAGCCCTACGACAAATGCTGCGGCCTTTATCACACTGGCGAGCAGCACCCGGCAACAGCTGAGCACCTTATGCGTTCTCGTTACTCGGCATTCGCCAAGAACGACTTCGACTATCTGAACAGATCCACCCATGAAAGCGCCGAACAATATGACACCCCGCATAACCGACAGCTATATAGCCAGTTTGAATGGGTAGGATTAGAGATACTGTCGACCGAAAAAGGCACCATTGATGATAACGAGGGTTATGTAGACTTCGTCGCTAGCTATCGCGTTGGCGGCGGCGATCACACGATTAGGGAAAAAAGCTACTTTCGTAAACAAGGTGGGCGCTGGTTATATTTCAGCGGCAAATCACTTCAAGCCCCTAAAAAGAAGGATGAACGTGTTGGGCGTAACGATCCATGCCCCTGTGGAAGCGGTAAAAAATATAAAAAGTGTTGCATGAACTAA
- a CDS encoding Ig-like domain-containing protein: MKTGLSGTVLLWLIFLVACGGASPNFGDKTGDAKQIALIASSYPLNGDQNVPVRTTQITVSFAIDIAPETVSQENIHLMPGEGSNMHILTSTGEEISSEFYDRKDMISGHVFYSPADRTLTFRPASPLEHGTTYHIHIQNLKQLDGSPLATGADTVQFSFTTEHRMLERVNFYTKDDNDADIINAWREFSYRGDKSLEKETIIKASGKINTVTVYSQLMPGGAFAKAIVYEGNQESIAHYTMEVKDEFGNVVGEGRIVDPGPDGVWGNSDDLLNRYTRYTHHHNSHTEVSVFRVADRLQQIGITSAPWSQRETSFEITISYLIEQNGPLFEHRTIFYSDLGIENKIDLDKNGNPAPVDDVVTGWRKRDFNNDSGLRTHLWTLQGNFDSELKRKTPELSEALFTENNKVMHMTNYEYIPLSINPSQSLLIKSSNFDGPGDDKDWLTYQDNHVISYEEYEYDVNGYLQKQKVYHVSDEGVANLKQEYIYKVY; this comes from the coding sequence ATGAAAACAGGCCTATCAGGCACGGTTCTGCTGTGGCTCATTTTCCTTGTCGCCTGTGGCGGCGCATCCCCAAATTTTGGTGACAAAACAGGCGATGCCAAACAGATAGCATTAATCGCCAGCTCCTATCCTCTAAACGGCGACCAAAATGTACCTGTTAGAACGACACAGATAACAGTGAGCTTTGCTATTGATATAGCCCCCGAGACCGTCAGCCAGGAAAACATTCACTTGATGCCGGGCGAAGGGTCAAACATGCATATCTTGACGTCCACGGGCGAAGAGATCAGCTCAGAATTCTATGACAGAAAAGACATGATTAGCGGACATGTGTTTTATAGCCCAGCCGATCGTACGCTGACGTTTAGGCCTGCATCCCCACTAGAACACGGCACCACGTACCATATTCATATCCAGAATCTAAAGCAGCTTGATGGATCGCCACTGGCCACAGGCGCCGACACAGTACAGTTTTCTTTCACCACCGAACACAGAATGTTGGAGCGCGTCAACTTTTACACGAAAGACGACAACGATGCTGATATCATCAACGCGTGGCGTGAATTCAGCTACCGTGGTGACAAGTCTCTGGAAAAAGAAACCATCATAAAAGCCAGCGGCAAAATCAACACTGTCACCGTGTATTCGCAGCTCATGCCCGGCGGTGCGTTCGCAAAAGCTATCGTCTATGAGGGGAACCAGGAATCTATCGCGCATTACACGATGGAAGTGAAAGATGAATTCGGTAATGTTGTAGGCGAAGGGCGCATAGTAGACCCCGGCCCTGATGGCGTCTGGGGAAACAGTGATGATTTACTCAATAGATACACTCGTTACACACATCATCACAATTCTCATACCGAAGTTAGCGTTTTCCGCGTTGCGGATCGCTTACAACAGATAGGCATCACGTCAGCGCCCTGGAGCCAAAGAGAAACCAGTTTTGAAATCACGATAAGTTACCTGATTGAACAGAATGGTCCTCTGTTTGAGCACCGCACAATTTTCTATAGCGATTTAGGCATCGAAAACAAAATCGACCTGGACAAAAACGGTAACCCTGCACCTGTTGACGACGTTGTGACTGGGTGGCGAAAAAGGGATTTCAATAACGATAGTGGATTGCGTACACATCTTTGGACACTACAAGGCAACTTTGACAGCGAGCTCAAACGCAAAACCCCCGAGCTTTCGGAAGCTTTATTCACAGAAAACAATAAAGTAATGCACATGACAAACTATGAATACATTCCTTTATCCATCAACCCGTCGCAATCATTGTTAATAAAAAGCTCAAACTTCGATGGACCTGGTGACGACAAAGACTGGTTAACTTACCAGGACAACCATGTAATCAGTTATGAGGAGTATGAATATGATGTAAACGGGTATTTACAAAAACAAAAGGTATATCATGTTAGCGATGAGGGCGTTGCCAACCTGAAACAGGAATATATCTACAAAGTCTACTAA
- a CDS encoding copper chaperone PCu(A)C codes for MRSIISVLILFGVLCSVASARSLALEVTNAWVREAPPNAKALAGYVKLKNVSDRSLVLSQISSRSFEQVEFHATVLEGGMMRMKHLEKIELAPGEVIEFEPGGKHLMLKKPRKHLRDGDSVQLSITDVDGGTLMFEMQVRR; via the coding sequence ATGCGTAGCATTATCAGTGTGCTAATTCTATTCGGTGTTTTATGCAGTGTTGCAAGCGCCCGGTCTTTGGCTCTTGAAGTCACAAACGCCTGGGTTCGCGAAGCACCACCAAATGCAAAAGCACTGGCCGGTTATGTAAAACTAAAAAATGTTTCTGATAGATCGCTTGTGTTGAGTCAAATCAGCAGTCGTTCGTTTGAACAAGTGGAATTTCATGCGACGGTTTTAGAAGGTGGTATGATGCGCATGAAGCATCTGGAAAAGATTGAACTGGCACCGGGAGAAGTGATCGAGTTTGAACCGGGTGGCAAACATTTGATGTTGAAAAAGCCGCGCAAACACTTGCGCGATGGTGACAGTGTGCAGCTTAGTATCACAGATGTAGACGGCGGAACACTGATGTTTGAAATGCAGGTTCGTCGTTAG
- a CDS encoding SCO family protein, whose protein sequence is MIKTNIKIALVLMIAGFGLIYFGFSAIQSEPPKLALPEDLKGVIIDSPPADIGEFALSTHKDEIFSRKNLLGKWTVLFPGYTNCPDVCPNSMRVMDQMYKQEGLPEGTQFVFMTVDPLRDTVNVMNDFVYYFNENIIGITGEKAEIDKLTQLLGVIYDYEGDMSTGDYIVNHGASVYFIDPLGRERAYVLPPHDVERVTRAFRLVTDYYR, encoded by the coding sequence ATGATCAAGACAAATATTAAGATCGCGCTTGTATTGATGATCGCCGGGTTTGGATTGATTTATTTCGGCTTTTCGGCAATCCAATCTGAACCTCCGAAGTTGGCGCTGCCAGAGGATTTAAAAGGGGTAATTATCGACTCCCCTCCAGCGGACATCGGCGAATTCGCGCTCTCGACTCATAAAGACGAAATATTTTCGAGGAAAAATCTGTTAGGCAAATGGACAGTGTTGTTTCCAGGATATACCAATTGTCCTGACGTATGCCCAAATAGCATGCGCGTCATGGATCAAATGTATAAGCAAGAAGGTCTGCCAGAGGGAACTCAATTTGTTTTTATGACGGTTGATCCGTTGCGCGATACCGTTAATGTTATGAATGATTTTGTCTATTATTTTAATGAGAACATCATCGGCATTACTGGCGAAAAAGCTGAAATCGACAAGCTGACTCAGCTTCTGGGGGTCATCTACGACTACGAAGGCGATATGAGTACCGGGGACTACATTGTCAATCATGGAGCTTCCGTTTATTTCATCGATCCTCTCGGGCGTGAACGCGCATATGTGTTGCCTCCCCATGATGTTGAACGAGTGACGCGCGCGTTTCGTCTGGTTACGGACTATTATCGCTAA
- a CDS encoding SPOR domain-containing protein: MASSTKNTRKRGATPKMTKRKTVPGWLWLATGLLIGLFIAFLVFLRGQSTSGTSSTLKDQLKLEQKEDQQQRAFDYDFYKLLPKLEVVVPEESGKEQDKKTTAKPIATPGVYVLQAGSFKNMADADKRKATLALLGVVSRIVSAKIDGDQIWHRVQIGPFDDLAQLNSTRDLLIDNDIETLLLKVRG; the protein is encoded by the coding sequence ATGGCATCGAGCACAAAGAACACGCGCAAGCGTGGTGCAACACCAAAAATGACGAAACGAAAAACGGTTCCTGGCTGGTTATGGCTGGCGACAGGTTTGCTCATAGGTCTGTTTATCGCTTTTCTTGTGTTTTTGCGAGGTCAGTCGACGAGCGGCACGAGTTCGACGCTTAAAGATCAGCTCAAACTCGAGCAAAAGGAAGATCAACAACAGCGTGCTTTTGATTACGATTTTTACAAATTGTTGCCCAAGCTTGAAGTCGTTGTCCCTGAAGAATCAGGCAAGGAACAAGATAAGAAAACAACCGCAAAGCCAATTGCAACGCCTGGGGTGTACGTGTTGCAGGCGGGTTCATTTAAAAATATGGCTGATGCGGATAAACGGAAAGCGACGTTGGCGTTATTGGGCGTTGTTTCCAGAATCGTCTCTGCAAAAATTGACGGAGATCAAATCTGGCACCGAGTACAAATTGGTCCTTTCGATGATCTGGCCCAATTGAATAGTACTCGTGATCTTTTGATCGACAACGATATTGAGACCTTGTTACTCAAAGTAAGGGGATAG
- the argS gene encoding arginine--tRNA ligase, with protein MKTQIVDLVTQALNSLKQSGDLNIDAIPEITIERTRDKSHGDFACNIAMKLAKQAAKKPRDIAQLIIGALPTSSMVVKVEIAGPGFINFFQNPDAHSHLIAQILKAGSEYGKSSVGAGKKVQVEFVSANPTGPLHVGHGRGAAYGAVVANLLKAVGYNVHKEYYVNDAGRQMDILGTSVWLRYLELCGDKLVFPSNGYKGDYIRDISRQVYEKHGEEYRFSFDEIIEGVHPDEGQPGGDKEEHIDGLILRAKALLGNSGYNVFFGAALNNILTDIREDLAEFGVTYDEWFSERSLMDSDAVSRAMEKLKNSGHVYEKDGALWFGSSALGDEKDRVVMRDNGQTTYFASDIAYHLNKLERGFDKVIDVWGADHHGYVARVKAALQAFDRNPDDLEVLLVQFAILYRGGEKVQMSTRSGEFVTLRELRDEVGNDAARFFYIMRKCEQHLDFDLDLAKSQSSDNPVYYIQYAHARICSVFRELDEKSIRYDSVAGQSAISSLTESHEQDLFTLLGKYPEVVEAAALNYEPHQIPHFLRELANGLHTYYNAHKFIVEDESLRNARLCLVTAVRQVLHNGLALIGVSAPEAM; from the coding sequence TTGAAAACGCAAATTGTTGATCTGGTCACTCAGGCCCTGAATTCGCTCAAACAATCGGGCGATCTAAATATTGATGCTATACCGGAAATTACCATAGAACGTACCCGGGACAAGAGCCATGGGGACTTCGCCTGCAATATCGCGATGAAGCTTGCCAAACAGGCAGCGAAGAAACCGCGCGACATTGCACAGCTGATTATTGGCGCGCTTCCTACTTCATCCATGGTGGTTAAAGTTGAAATTGCGGGACCAGGATTTATCAATTTTTTCCAGAATCCCGACGCGCATAGTCATCTGATAGCACAAATTCTCAAGGCGGGCAGTGAGTATGGCAAGAGCTCTGTCGGCGCCGGTAAAAAGGTGCAGGTTGAGTTTGTTTCGGCAAATCCTACCGGTCCCCTACATGTTGGGCATGGACGCGGTGCGGCATATGGTGCGGTGGTCGCGAATCTTCTTAAAGCTGTGGGCTACAACGTACACAAGGAATATTACGTAAATGATGCCGGTCGACAGATGGATATACTGGGTACTTCGGTCTGGCTACGTTATCTGGAATTGTGCGGTGATAAGTTGGTATTCCCTTCTAACGGATACAAGGGTGACTATATTCGTGATATTTCGCGCCAGGTTTACGAAAAACATGGTGAGGAATACCGCTTTTCCTTTGATGAGATTATCGAAGGTGTTCATCCCGACGAAGGTCAGCCGGGCGGTGACAAGGAAGAGCATATCGACGGACTGATCTTACGAGCAAAAGCACTGCTTGGGAATAGTGGTTACAATGTGTTTTTCGGCGCTGCATTAAACAATATCCTGACTGACATTCGCGAAGATCTTGCTGAATTCGGCGTAACCTATGACGAATGGTTTTCCGAGCGCTCCTTGATGGACTCCGACGCGGTAAGTCGCGCCATGGAAAAACTCAAAAATAGCGGTCACGTCTATGAAAAAGATGGTGCGCTATGGTTTGGTTCAAGCGCGTTGGGTGATGAAAAAGATCGCGTCGTTATGCGCGACAATGGACAGACAACCTATTTTGCTTCCGATATCGCCTACCATTTGAATAAGCTGGAACGCGGTTTTGATAAGGTCATCGATGTTTGGGGTGCGGATCACCACGGATATGTCGCGCGCGTAAAAGCCGCGCTTCAGGCATTTGATAGAAATCCGGATGATCTGGAAGTGTTGCTGGTGCAGTTTGCTATTCTGTATCGAGGTGGTGAAAAAGTGCAGATGTCCACGCGCAGCGGCGAATTTGTTACCTTGCGCGAATTGCGGGACGAGGTTGGCAACGACGCGGCGAGATTTTTCTACATTATGCGTAAATGTGAACAGCATCTGGATTTTGATCTGGATCTCGCCAAATCGCAATCCTCCGATAATCCTGTCTACTACATACAGTATGCGCATGCGCGTATCTGCAGCGTGTTTCGTGAACTTGATGAAAAAAGTATTCGCTATGACAGCGTAGCAGGGCAATCTGCGATCTCTTCGCTGACAGAATCCCATGAGCAGGATTTATTTACGCTATTAGGTAAATATCCGGAAGTGGTTGAGGCGGCCGCATTGAATTATGAGCCGCATCAGATTCCTCATTTCTTGCGCGAACTTGCCAATGGTTTGCATACCTATTACAACGCACATAAATTCATCGTTGAAGATGAGTCATTACGCAACGCTCGACTCTGTCTGGTAACTGCTGTCAGACAAGTCTTGCACAACGGTTTAGCATTGATTGGAGTGTCGGCACCTGAGGCTATGTAA
- the plsY gene encoding glycerol-3-phosphate 1-O-acyltransferase PlsY, which produces MLLDIAFITGAYLIGSISTAIIVARAMGLTDPRNVGSKNPGATNVLRYGGKKAAALTLLGDSVKGVIPVLLAKPFIVSDASMALVGVAAFLGHLYPIFFGFKGGKGVATALGVLLALSWPVGVAALVTWVVMAVVFRISSLSALVASALTPVYMWYFVDVPEYLWMNIFITILLIWRHRSNIQNLVSGKEGRIAGNKES; this is translated from the coding sequence ATGCTGCTAGATATCGCATTTATTACAGGTGCCTATTTAATAGGCTCAATCTCAACTGCCATTATTGTGGCCCGTGCTATGGGGTTGACTGATCCGCGTAACGTTGGATCGAAAAATCCAGGCGCAACCAATGTATTGCGCTATGGTGGAAAAAAGGCGGCAGCGCTTACCTTGTTAGGTGATTCGGTCAAAGGCGTGATTCCTGTTTTACTGGCCAAGCCTTTTATTGTTTCTGATGCCAGCATGGCCTTAGTGGGAGTGGCAGCGTTTTTGGGGCATTTGTATCCCATTTTCTTCGGCTTCAAAGGCGGTAAAGGCGTGGCTACGGCCCTGGGTGTGTTGTTAGCATTGAGCTGGCCTGTTGGTGTGGCAGCGCTGGTCACCTGGGTAGTTATGGCCGTAGTGTTCCGTATTTCGTCACTTTCGGCCCTGGTGGCCTCAGCTTTGACACCGGTATATATGTGGTATTTTGTCGATGTGCCCGAATACCTGTGGATGAACATCTTTATCACTATTTTGCTTATCTGGCGTCACCGTTCAAATATCCAGAATCTGGTTTCTGGCAAGGAAGGCCGGATTGCGGGAAACAAGGAAAGCTGA
- the folB gene encoding dihydroneopterin aldolase: MDIIFITELKIQTIIGIYDWEREIKQTISIDLEMGTDIRKSAQSDAIEDTLNYKKVAKRIISYVEGTSFELVETLAENISDLVREEFKVPWLRLRLAKPGAVRGSKEVGVLIERGERS, translated from the coding sequence ATGGATATTATCTTCATAACAGAGCTAAAAATCCAAACCATCATTGGAATATATGACTGGGAAAGAGAAATAAAGCAAACCATCAGCATAGACCTTGAGATGGGCACAGACATAAGAAAATCCGCGCAAAGTGACGCGATAGAGGACACGCTCAACTACAAGAAGGTGGCTAAGCGCATTATCAGTTATGTCGAAGGCACCAGTTTTGAATTGGTAGAAACGCTGGCGGAGAACATCTCCGATCTGGTTCGCGAAGAATTCAAAGTGCCGTGGCTGCGCCTAAGGCTCGCTAAACCAGGTGCCGTACGTGGTTCAAAAGAAGTTGGTGTTCTGATTGAGCGTGGGGAACGATCCTAA
- the folK gene encoding 2-amino-4-hydroxy-6-hydroxymethyldihydropteridine diphosphokinase, with translation MADVFVSIGSNINRDHNIRGGLNALREHFGEITLSPVYESLSVGFDGENFYNLAASFQTNLTIDELGELFDQIEDAYGRDRNSPRFSARTLDIDLLLYDRVVSKNHCILPRPEIYENAFVLKPLADIAGNLTDPLKDKTYQQLWREFQGGEKQELWEINIDLNP, from the coding sequence ATGGCCGATGTTTTCGTCAGTATCGGCAGCAATATCAATCGCGATCACAATATTCGCGGCGGATTAAACGCTTTGCGCGAACATTTTGGCGAGATAACCCTATCTCCCGTGTATGAAAGCCTGTCCGTCGGTTTTGATGGCGAAAATTTCTATAATCTCGCGGCTAGTTTCCAAACAAATTTGACCATCGATGAACTCGGCGAACTTTTCGACCAAATTGAAGATGCGTATGGTCGTGATCGTAATAGTCCTCGATTCAGCGCTCGAACGCTGGACATCGACTTACTGCTTTACGACAGAGTCGTAAGCAAAAACCACTGCATCCTTCCTCGTCCAGAAATCTATGAAAACGCCTTTGTGCTTAAACCGCTGGCAGATATCGCCGGAAACCTCACAGATCCACTTAAAGACAAGACCTATCAACAATTGTGGCGTGAATTCCAGGGCGGTGAAAAACAGGAATTGTGGGAAATCAACATCGATTTAAATCCTTAG
- a CDS encoding pteridine reductase, whose protein sequence is MSHTGSLQDKVVLITGAAHRVGAAMTRHFHAAGMRVVIHYRHSATAAQDLADELNNQRMGSATTVSGDLNDTSLLSSIIDQSAAVWGGLDILVNNASTFYPTDLGKVTVQQWDDLFASNLKAPFFLSQAAAPYLRKGHGVIINIVDIHADKPLKGYPVYCMAKAGLVMMTKALARELGGDIRVNAIAPGAILWPEGIDEAAKADIVSRTALKRKGDPEDIARAAMYLVRDAGYVTGQILAVDGGRSLSH, encoded by the coding sequence ATGTCTCACACAGGATCGCTACAGGACAAAGTCGTGTTGATTACCGGGGCTGCCCACCGCGTTGGCGCAGCGATGACACGGCATTTTCATGCGGCAGGCATGCGTGTCGTCATTCATTATCGACATTCCGCTACGGCGGCTCAGGATCTTGCTGATGAGCTCAATAATCAGCGTATGGGCAGCGCGACAACGGTCAGTGGTGATCTGAACGATACGAGCCTTTTGTCATCGATTATTGATCAGAGCGCAGCTGTCTGGGGTGGACTCGACATATTGGTGAACAATGCGTCTACGTTTTACCCAACAGACTTGGGTAAGGTCACGGTGCAGCAGTGGGATGATTTGTTTGCCAGCAATCTAAAAGCACCGTTTTTTCTGTCCCAGGCTGCCGCACCTTATCTACGCAAAGGGCATGGGGTAATCATCAATATCGTTGATATACACGCTGACAAGCCATTAAAGGGTTATCCAGTTTATTGCATGGCCAAGGCCGGTCTGGTGATGATGACGAAGGCGTTAGCCAGAGAGCTTGGCGGTGATATTCGTGTGAATGCTATCGCTCCGGGGGCAATCCTGTGGCCTGAAGGTATAGATGAAGCGGCTAAGGCAGACATCGTTTCCAGAACCGCCTTAAAACGAAAAGGAGATCCCGAGGATATCGCGAGGGCGGCAATGTATTTGGTGCGTGATGCAGGATATGTAACTGGTCAGATACTGGCGGTAGATGGTGGGCGTTCTCTGAGTCACTAA